From Triticum aestivum cultivar Chinese Spring chromosome 7B, IWGSC CS RefSeq v2.1, whole genome shotgun sequence:
cagggtcatttagctcaaaaaatcagtagatgcatgaaaTATAGAAAATGAAGgcaaaaagggttgaaagttgatgacgtggctttgaatggagcATACTGGAGGCATAAAAAGTCTGGAGctgtaataaatttaaaaaatgagaagtgcctttgtaacagatgagttttcgtccgaaactctgatacttcgaaagagattgtccaatttgtacacgaagtgcatccattttttgccgtaaccctctcgacttttttgcacatgctatgtgggagaaataatgataccgtgccaagttttaactttttcagagttcattggtaGTAATTTTCAatatcagggtcatttagctcaaaaaaattagtatatacatgaaaaatagaaaatgaaggcagaataggttgaaagttgatgatgtggcttttaatggtgcataatgaacgcataaaaattctggagttgtaattagtttaaaaaaagaagttcctttgtaacaaatgagtttttgtccgaaacccagatacttcgaaagagattgtgcagtttgtacatgaagtgcatcaagtttttgccaaAACCCTCTCAACTCTTTtccatatgctatgtgggtgaaattatgataccatgccaaaatttaaccttttcagggttcattggTAGTGTTTTTAAATaccagggtcatttagctcaaaaaaaccaGTATaagcatgaaaaatagaaaatgaaggcagaaaggattgaaagttgatgacatggctttgaatggtgcatactaaacgcacaaaaagtttggagttgtaataagtttaaaaaaatcaaaagtgCCTTCGTAACAGAtgggttttcgtccgaaaccctgatatttcgaaagagattgtatagtttgtacacaaagtgcatccagtttttgccaaaacacgctactgctatgtgtaaacatgtaaatatatatatatatatatatattattgatCATCagtgatctttttgtgtagaatttgaattgtcaataggaatcttgaCCGGTTTAAGAACCGTGAGAACCGGTGAAGAAtcatattgcagccacagatcctacacatagagttcaatgaagatcaagtgcgtgtgatagtttgagaagtaacatatttaaagcggtaaaaactctgttagcggagcgaggtgagactaaacaaCTGCTGcaaaaaaaataaactaaaaaacTCTAGTACGAGTTTGTGCATGAACCGGTACACAAGCCTAACATCACTTATTTAATATCGATTCGTGGCACGAACtgatactaaaggttcgccacgaaccagtactaatgagagccgcccgcctagccgttcgaaccggcactaatgatcaTATTAGTGCCGGTAACTGGGACTAAAGAGTTGAACATAAGACCCTTTTTCTACTGGCGAGAATAAGGCCGAGTCGGCCTAACGTCGAGAATAAGGTCGAGTCGGCCTAACGTCTCAGCAAGTATTGTACTAGTACCTCCAACCACTCCCGATCACTTGATGCAATGCCAGCCTCGACTCGCCTCCACTTGTCCTAGAGAGGCCTCCGTCAATGCACAATTTCAGAGCGTAGTATAACGAGAGGATTAGTATCAGGAACATTAGAAACAGAAATAGAAATGAGGCCAAGAAATTCAAGAAATGTTAGCTTTTATAGCTTGAAGGCATTTCATCCACTCGGCTAATTTTCCTGCAGCTCTCACAAATTTCAGGAGACAAGGAGGCTGGCCCGGGAATCGAGCCCACATATGAACACGCAGACCAGCTAGCTACTACTCCGCTGGTTGAAGCCGGGGGACAAAGAACGAAACAAAAAACAGAGCAGCTCTGGCTACGCTAGCTAGTGCTACTTGCGCCAAGCTCGCTCGCCGGCCAGCGGTAGCGTCCTAGTGCGGGTGGCGGGCGTTGGAGGAGGCGAGCACGAAGCGCGAGGCGAAGGTGTAGTGGTGGCTGAGGTGGCCGGCGCCGGTGACGTCGTCGTCCAGCGCGGAGCCGAATCCGTCGCGGTCGAAGTTGCACGCGTAGCTCAGCGGGTCGTACTGGCGGCACCGGGAGGACGCGCCCATGGGAGCCGCCGTGCACAGCAGCATCTTGCTCCGCCTCCGCAGCCTCCGCACCAGCCGGGCCAGCGCCAGCCCGAACCCGGCTGGGCCCCGCCCGCCCCGGCACGACGACGACGACAAGGCATTTCCCAGATCCCCCATCTCGATCGATCGCCCCTGCTCCGGTTGATTCCGGGAGAATGTATGGAACTTGGTGGTTGGTTGGACTCTTGGAGACGTAGGTGGGAGATTCCGTGGCGTTTGTGGCGCCGATTTATAGGAGTTGTCGAGCTGATCCGCCAGTGAGTGGAGTGGAGCAGGGTTGTGAGGATGGTGAGCGGTTTCGCGTCTCCCATACCATGTGGCCCGGATGTACGAGAGCATATAGAAAAGTACACTCTGCTGGAGCCAGTGTAGAGTAGGTATGGTTCTTTCTTGGTTTATTATCATAGGATGATAAACTAATCAAAGTGGCTTCAACTACAAGGATAAGCCACGAGCCTCCTCTTTGTATCTAGAGGGTGcttgatacgttttagtctcatgactaaaagtagtgggactagaACTTGCTAGCCTTACCCATGCTTGGATACAAATATTAAATAGACTAAAAtcgagttaatgagcatttattatccttcaaACCTTTCAATCCAGAACTTGCATGTGTTAaaagagaggagttaaatgaggagagagaggactaatccacattttaggcCATGCTTGaatccaagggactatttttagtctgactaaaactaatctcttttagaggctaaagttccaatcacccctaactaaagagaggctagaactagtcttgagactaaaaaaaattagtcaggggaaccctactaaaatgtggattaatcatctctcctcatttaactcctctcctttaacacatgcgagttcgggattggagggtttggaggataataaatgctcattaactcattttagtctatttagtatttgtatccaagcatggatgaggctagcaagttttagtcccactacttttagtcatgggactaaaacgttaGTAGGGTTCCCcggactaaatttttttagtctcaagactagttctagcctctctttagtcaggggtgattggaactttagcctctaaaagagactagttttagtcagactaaaaatagttcCTTGGATCCAAGCATGCTCCTACTCTACCTAGCTACAGTTAGTCTAGTGAGCAAGTCTCGAGTGAGTAGTTTTCTTGATTGGAAAAGAGgattaagagggtgcttggatacgttttagtctcatgactaaaagtagtgggactaaaacttgctagcctcacccatgcttgaatacaaatactaaatagactaaaattgagttaatgagcatttattatcctccaaacccttcaaTCCAGAGCTCGCATGTGTTGAagaagaggagttaaatgaggagagagaggactaatccacattttagtagggttcccctgactaaaaaatttagtctcaagactagttctagcctctctttagtcaggggtgattGGAACTTTAGCCTTTAAAAGAGACTAGTTTTAGttgactaaaaatagtcccttgaatCCAAGCATGCTCTTAGAGGGTTAGTTAGTGTAGCCAACACTGATCATGATTAGGGAGCAGCTAGCTTGATGAGCTCCAAGAATCAAGGGATGTTGTGTTGTGTGTGAGCAGCACTGCAGCAAGCTAGCCGGCCCTCCAGCAAAGCATCGATTAAGCACTTCGTAACAAGAAGGGTTTGCATATTACAAACGCAGCAGGGACTCGTGAATAAACTACTATACACGTAGGGACGGACGGTAGAAGCATGCATGTGCATGCACATTACCGATGCATTGGACTTGATTCCGAAGACCGAGGAAATAGAACAGCTCTTCCACCTTTTGCTCGTAACGAGGTGGAGACGGCGGTTGGCACTTGGCAATGGGGTGGTGCGTGCGAGCGAGCGCCCGCCGGAGCCACTCCGGCCGTGTCCCGCGGGCTTCCGCATGCGCGCTCGCGTCCGAGGAAAGGTTGGCAAAGCAAGCGCACGTCGGTCCGGTCAATGCAGACAGACGTTGCGGCCACGCGCCCCAACCCGCCAAAGCAACCGTGCATGTGCCCTGTCTGTCTTTGCAGCTGCAATACCCCAAGTTTGCTCAGATGAGAGATCATGATCGAGACTGATGCTGCTCTGTCAAGCAAAGGCTGCCACTAGGTTAGCAGGACACTTCAGCCGGTGAgaaatgcatatatacacacgggATATCTCGTGCATTTGGTAGttactagtgcagaaccggcctttagtgccggttcgtaacgggctttagtgccggttcgccaaccggcactaaagagtggggactatagGTCCCCggcctttagtacctgttcgtcacgaaccggcgctaaagtgccaccacatggcacgagtcaggcccgtttgcgtggagggtattagtaccggttggtaacaccaactggtactaaatgtttgggtgtttttttaatttttctttaattttgtgtttttaatttaatttagtgattgttttacattataatgagttgttaaatcattaggtgaaagtaccgcggattagtttcgactggatgcattattggatatctctatagctagctagctagagtatataccatatccatattatacttgatcaactataatatatacggatatggcatatacttgatcacttagctaggtaggattcatccagctgaaactaatctgcggtttctttcattaaatgatataataattaactagctatctaatcaccaccagcactactagcttaaagaagaaacattcacttgtaccagaagcaaaaatattatCGATCGAGTTTAACATGATTGTAAAAtaacatagaacatgtatagctctcctgattgattatactggagcatgccgatgaacctgtctcctaatcgtgggttgcgcttctcattgcttccccctagtacttctctgcgatcattaacaattttcctccaatctttcactattaagcattcatcgcttctagaaatcctgaatgcattcatgtgcaatgcaggatatcttggccgtaagctaacaattgacatatgacctttagtctcgatcccctgaggcacaactgtcatcgggagtccctattgaagaacattgtatagtacttaattaatatacttagcaatgaaagtttagcaaaaaaattatgtatgcaaaatatgcactaaggacaaatagtaaatatcttaccatcattcctaaatagatgtgaccgtagttcaataccatcactattgatcgcacgttttgagtactaacatttctaagtgcaggaaaaaaa
This genomic window contains:
- the LOC123163096 gene encoding uncharacterized protein translates to MGDLGNALSSSSCRGGRGPAGFGLALARLVRRLRRRSKMLLCTAAPMGASSRCRQYDPLSYACNFDRDGFGSALDDDVTGAGHLSHHYTFASRFVLASSNARHPH